A single genomic interval of Nocardioides palaemonis harbors:
- a CDS encoding response regulator transcription factor — MNTSVMLVDDHELIRQGLARAFERDDAMHVVGQAGSVHEGLAVFRDLRPDVVVTDLQLPDGQGLEIVRAVRAESDTVGVVVLTMHAGDDQIFAAMEAGASAFVGKDSKSSEVVSAAKHAAVAPRTFLCAGLSAAMMRRATAPAAPRLSSREEEVLGLLAEGLGTSDIAGRLYLSESTAKTHITHIYQKLGAANRAQALVTAMRMGLLDGVASGHLTR, encoded by the coding sequence ATGAACACGTCCGTCATGCTGGTCGACGACCACGAGCTGATCCGACAGGGACTGGCGCGCGCGTTCGAGCGCGACGACGCCATGCACGTCGTCGGCCAGGCGGGCAGCGTCCACGAGGGGCTCGCGGTGTTCCGCGACCTGCGCCCCGACGTCGTGGTGACCGACCTCCAGCTGCCGGACGGCCAGGGGCTCGAGATCGTCCGCGCGGTGCGGGCCGAGAGCGACACGGTGGGCGTCGTGGTGCTCACGATGCACGCCGGCGACGACCAGATCTTCGCCGCGATGGAGGCCGGCGCGTCGGCGTTCGTCGGCAAGGACAGCAAGTCGTCCGAGGTGGTGAGCGCCGCCAAGCACGCCGCCGTCGCGCCCCGGACGTTCCTGTGCGCCGGCCTCAGCGCGGCGATGATGCGGCGCGCGACCGCGCCCGCGGCACCCCGTCTCTCCAGCCGCGAGGAGGAGGTCCTCGGGCTCCTCGCCGAGGGCCTGGGCACCAGCGACATCGCCGGCCGGCTCTACCTCAGCGAGTCGACCGCGAAGACCCACATCACCCACATCTACCAGAAGCTGGGCGCCGCGAACCGCGCCCAGGCACTCGTCACAGCCATGCGGATGGGCCTGCTCGACGGGGTGGCGTCGGGCCACCTGACCCGGTGA